The genomic interval TCATCGCTCCTGCTTTATCATCATTTGCACTGATTAATACGTATTGATGTCCATTTTGATAGTACATTTGTGCGCTCTGCAACATATATTGCGCCATTACAGATGTATCATTTGTCCCTAACTTTAAGTAATGAGCCTTATACGTCACAACATCTTGTTCCTTAGATGGATTAACATCGTTATGTGATTCTGTATCCTTATTCACATCTTGTGGCTTATCAGGAACATTCGGTGTTTCTGGTGTTTGCTTTTCTGGTGTTTGCTTTTCTGGTTCTTGCTTTTCTGGTTCTTGCTTTTCTGGTGTCTTATTCTCTTGAACAGTACGTTCATCTAACTGTAACGTAAATGGTTGTTCTTCTTTGAATTGACCAAGACCAGGAATATACGCTGAGACACTTACAAATCCGTTCAATGTAATCGTTACATCGTTTTGTAACTTCTTAGTTCCCAAATCAAAATAGAACTTAGTACTTTCACGCTTCACGTATGATTTTTCATTCATCAACATGTTTTGAATCATCGCTGCGGCTTTGTCATCATTTGCACTAATGACTAAGTATTGATGTCCATTTTGATAGTACATTTGTGCGCTCTTCAACATATATTGCGCCATTACAGATGTATCATTTGTCCCCACCTTTAAATAATGGGCCTTATATGTCACAACATCTTGTTCTTTAGATGGTGTGACATCATTGTTAGATTCTGTGTCCTTATTCACATCCTCTGGCTTATCTTCAGTCTCAGGCTTAGTAGCTTCTTCATCCGGATTAGGCTTCACTTCAGGTTCTGCAGGTTGTTCTGCATCCTTGTCGGCATCATTTGTTAACCCATAAAGCTTGAAGAAAACATCATAATGATGATCATAATTCAGCACTTCAGGATTAATCTTAACGTGCATATTTTCCTTAAATGGCGTGCCATTAAGAGCATCCTCAGTTAACGCAAAGCGATATTCAAGTACGTATGTTTCTCCAACTAACTTGGTTGAAACCTTAGTTCCGTGCAAGAAAGTGATACTATCTGCACCATAAGTCTTTGGAACAATGACTTTAATCAACAATGTCTTTTGTCCGTCAGCCTGGGTTTCTACCACTGCATTCGTTTGAATAAAGTTACTTGCAACTGACGTTAGGTTGCTGCCATCACCCTTTAAGACAGAAATCTTAACGGCTTGATTTTCGTCAGTCTTGTCTGCACCCTTTAGTTGAACAGGTTGCGTCAATGTCCCAGTAAATTTAATCGCCTTATCTTCCGCATCGGTCTCCCAAGACATGTAAACTTCATTATCTTTATTCACATCAATATCAGTTAGTAACAGTCCCTCATCGTTCACTGTTAGTTGACCATCAGATTGTAGTTTTATTGGTAATACATTTGCGTTACGAGACTTCACTAATACCGGAATTAATCCTGATGCCTTCTTATCATTAATCATCGCTACCGGCAGCGTTACTGCTTGGAACTTCGCATTTACACGTGTGATTTTAGTCAAATCTTTCAACGCGCTCAAATCGTAAATATGATTACGCATCATGTTGATTGTTTCCAATCCACTTAATTCTTTCAAGACAGAAATATCAGATACGTTATTATTTGAAAAACCAAGATACTTTAGATTTTTTAATTCAGCCAACGGCGTCAAAGATGACACATTATCTTTGCTAAAATCTAAATCACTTAATTTCGTTAGCTTACTTAAGCTGCTTAAATCTGAAATTTGATCATTAAAGTCAATTGCCAAAATTTCTAAGTCCTTCATACCTGCGAAGATTGACATTTCATTATTTGATAATCCCATTTGTGAGAAATTAGCTTTTTTCAATTTCGTCAAACTCTTCAAGGAACTCACATCGGCAGAACGATTATTTCCAAGCGCAATACGCTCTAGATTGGTTAGATGTGACACAGGCTCAAAATTAGTAATTTGATTTGAATTAATTTCTAATTCTGTCAATTCCGTCATACTTGCCAATGCACTCACATCAGTTAATTGATTACCACCCATCCCCAATGAACGTAATTTTGTTAACTTACTTAGATCAGGTACGACACTCAATTTAGTATTTTGCATTTCTAGTGTTACCAAATTGGTTAAATCACTAACCGCTGATAACTTGTCCGGTTCTAGCCCATAGGCATTAGCCACTAAATTCAATTGTGCAACAGATGTAGTCTTTAACGGCGCCAAGTCAGGTAGGACTTTAGATTTATTGAAGCGTAGGCTCACAGATTCTAAATGATGTAACTGTCCTAAAGGTTCAATACTAGCAATGGCATTCCCAGACAAATCAATTAATTTTAGATTTTTGGCATATTCTAAACCAGTTAAATCAGTGATATCAGAATACGTTAGATTTAGACTTGTGACTTTCAACAAGTTTTCCTTCGTTAATGGAACGCCCGTCCCCAAAGCACGTTGTAATTCCTTTTGTAAATTCTCATCTGGAATCACGACAACGTTATCTTCTGTTAAATTAGTTTCATCCGCATGAATAATGTTCACATCCATGAACTCACCCGCGCTCAAACCGATCAGTAATGTACTCATCAGTGTCATGACAATATGCTTTTTCATCTTCTATTCCTTTGTTTGTACAAAATTCAATATGTTTATATATTTAAGATTTGTGTACAGATAACATAATAACTGTTTTTAAACAGCCCTATCTCAATAAACATTACACTTATTAACCAAATCAATTGAACCGTTATAATATTCACAAATCGCTTTAACTTTATTTCAAAAACAACCTACAATCACGATATATATATATTAAAAAAATCGTTTAAATCGCATAAAATTCACACAAAAAATATAACGTTAATCATACACCTCCTGTTCACAATAGTTATTTCATTCACAATCAGTCTACTACAGAGTACACCCTAATTATTCAAATTAAAAGGTATTTAGTAAGTAAAAAACACCGCATCACATAAAGTGACACGGTGTCATGATTGTATATCAAATGTATTTAACTGTTCACGAACATACACATTGCTTTCTATCAACATATGTAAGCTAACATAAATGAAAACGCATTTTTATTTTAATTTTTTTAGTTTAAAAATTGAATTTATCTACTTTTTTCAAATAATCAATCTTTCACGAATCTTTTCTACACGTGCGCTAAATGAATACGGAAACGCTCCAGATTCTGATCATCAGTACGTACCCAACGGTCATCTGACACTTTCATCAGCTTTTGTTCTTCAACAAATGAGACGATTGGTTGCAGCCAATCTTGTTTTTCATGTTCATCTTCAACTGGCATCGCTTGAATTAATGTTTGGGTATATGGATGAAGCGGGTTATTGAAAATGTCGTTCGCATGCCCAACCTCCACTAATTCACCATGATACAAAACACCAATTCGATCTGAGATATGTTGTACCATAGGTAAATCATGCGCAATAAACAAGTAAGTCAATTTTAATGTTTCTTTCAGATCCTGCATTAGATTAATTACCTGAGCTTGAATTGACACATCTAACGCCGAGATTGGTTCGTCCGCAATCACAAACTTTGGATGCATGATTAGTGCCCGGGCGATTCCAATTCTTTGGCGTTGTCCACCAGAAAACTCATGGGGGTAACGATTACCATCGGTTTCTTTCAATCCCACTACCTTTAAAATCTCGGTGATTTTTTGTTGGCGTTCGTCTTTAGAAGCATATAGTTTATGTGCATCTAGCCCTTCCGCGATAATGTCTGAAACCTTCATTTGTCCATTTAACGATGCACTAGGATCTTGAAAAATCATTTGAATCGTTTGTTTAAACTGCTTCATCTCACGTTTATTCATTGCTTGAACATCTTGTCCATCAAAGCGAATATTGCCTGACTCTGGTTTAATGATACCTAATAATGCCCGACTTAAGGTCGTTTTCCCTGATCCAGATTCACCAACCAGACCAAATACTTCTCCTGGCATAATGTCGAAAGATACATCTTTTAATACTGTTTTTTGATGCTTCGTGTCTGCATCAAAAGTGACTGATACATTTGAAAAAGACACAATTGGTTTAACTGTCATGAGCAACGACCTCCTTTTTAGCTTTAAACGCCTGCCAACGATGGATAATTTCTGCCGGTGGCGTTATTTCAGGTGCTCTTTCATCAAGCAACCACGTGGCTGCTTGATGTGTATCTGATACCGTAAACATTGGCGGACGTGCCATCAAATCAACTTCCAATGCGAAGGGATTACGTGGTGCAAAGGCATCCCCAGTCGGCTCGTGTAACAAGTCCGGCGGCGTTCCCGGAATCGTGTGCAAACGTGTCATCTTAGATTGCACACTTGGCATTGAGGCCAGTAACCCCCATGTGTA from Weissella ceti carries:
- a CDS encoding ATP-binding cassette domain-containing protein, which translates into the protein MTVKPIVSFSNVSVTFDADTKHQKTVLKDVSFDIMPGEVFGLVGESGSGKTTLSRALLGIIKPESGNIRFDGQDVQAMNKREMKQFKQTIQMIFQDPSASLNGQMKVSDIIAEGLDAHKLYASKDERQQKITEILKVVGLKETDGNRYPHEFSGGQRQRIGIARALIMHPKFVIADEPISALDVSIQAQVINLMQDLKETLKLTYLFIAHDLPMVQHISDRIGVLYHGELVEVGHANDIFNNPLHPYTQTLIQAMPVEDEHEKQDWLQPIVSFVEEQKLMKVSDDRWVRTDDQNLERFRIHLAHV
- a CDS encoding leucine-rich repeat domain-containing protein, whose protein sequence is MKKHIVMTLMSTLLIGLSAGEFMDVNIIHADETNLTEDNVVVIPDENLQKELQRALGTGVPLTKENLLKVTSLNLTYSDITDLTGLEYAKNLKLIDLSGNAIASIEPLGQLHHLESVSLRFNKSKVLPDLAPLKTTSVAQLNLVANAYGLEPDKLSAVSDLTNLVTLEMQNTKLSVVPDLSKLTKLRSLGMGGNQLTDVSALASMTELTELEINSNQITNFEPVSHLTNLERIALGNNRSADVSSLKSLTKLKKANFSQMGLSNNEMSIFAGMKDLEILAIDFNDQISDLSSLSKLTKLSDLDFSKDNVSSLTPLAELKNLKYLGFSNNNVSDISVLKELSGLETINMMRNHIYDLSALKDLTKITRVNAKFQAVTLPVAMINDKKASGLIPVLVKSRNANVLPIKLQSDGQLTVNDEGLLLTDIDVNKDNEVYMSWETDAEDKAIKFTGTLTQPVQLKGADKTDENQAVKISVLKGDGSNLTSVASNFIQTNAVVETQADGQKTLLIKVIVPKTYGADSITFLHGTKVSTKLVGETYVLEYRFALTEDALNGTPFKENMHVKINPEVLNYDHHYDVFFKLYGLTNDADKDAEQPAEPEVKPNPDEEATKPETEDKPEDVNKDTESNNDVTPSKEQDVVTYKAHYLKVGTNDTSVMAQYMLKSAQMYYQNGHQYLVISANDDKAAAMIQNMLMNEKSYVKRESTKFYFDLGTKKLQNDVTITLNGFVSVSAYIPGLGQFKEEQPFTLQLDERTVQENKTPEKQEPEKQEPEKQTPEKQTPETPNVPDKPQDVNKDTESHNDVNPSKEQDVVTYKAHYLKLGTNDTSVMAQYMLQSAQMYYQNGHQYVLISANDDKAGAMIQNLMLNGKGYVKREGTKFYFDLGTKKLQNDVTITLNGFVSVSTFIPGLGQFKEEQPFTLRLDGRTVQKDSVPDKNKNTESTEPEKQEPEKQTPETPETPETPNVPEKPQDVNKDKEPQQDTKPSKEQDLVTYKAHYLKLGTSDASVMAQYMLKSAQMYYQNGHQYLVVSANNDKAAAMIQNLMLNGKSYVKREGTKFYFDLGTKKLQNDVTITLDGFVSVSTFIPGLGQFKEEQPFTLRLDGRTVQKGIVPDKPVEHDDADKQVDEQKNKPEKESEQDKQPDKTKPNKSDSEDKSGTPNKNNVTPNKYHNYVAKFLKLGTDQTSVMAQYMLNAAHVEIKGNQATITIFANNEAAANMITRLMIGGQKAVRSGNSFTVTLPKSVLTTTIVGHVDVDVPGVIKESQPFSLRLIAGFKGTPKTEDAVHEEVAPQVPTQDGQVHTNNKGVTKSRELRVNKNTVESADATTPIEVVKPLNNATTTNQTDTVLPMHFVPTTKVDANLDDDMDSTDVAKASDTKEPAKNTMEQLIDAAQSNDAAMTNSAEEQADINNAFLLLGSVIAALLGFISVTLAWLMFKG